In one window of Hevea brasiliensis isolate MT/VB/25A 57/8 chromosome 10, ASM3005281v1, whole genome shotgun sequence DNA:
- the LOC110651250 gene encoding ribonuclease 3-like protein 3, with product MAYHQELEPEPEVGALRLNSESNQVESLPSLDGVEEILGYKFENRRLLEEAFTDSSFPDKRVSYERLEHVGDSVLNLLFTKEHYFKYPDLPPGALTRLRAANVNTEKLARVAIKHRLHRFLRHKKPLLEEQIREFSEAILDYPLHSNGLVDVPKVLADIVESLIGAVFIDCNSSIEIVWKVFKDLLEPIISQEMLKIHPVTELYEVCQKKHLKVKFVDLWKENMAFDVFIDDQLVGRGTHGLKKEIAHNRAAKDALDNIGRILGKKGSTDES from the exons ATGGCATACCATCAAGAACTAGAACCAGAACCAGAAGTTGGTGCACTCCGCCTGAACTCGGAGTCAAATCAGGTAGAATCGCTGCCTAGTCTCGATGGAGTAGAGGAGATTCTTGGTTACAAGTTCGAGAATCGGAGATTATTGGAGGAGGCTTTTACAGATTCATCGTTTCCAGATAAGCGTGTTTCTTATGAGCGGTTAGAACACGTCGGAGATTCTGTGCTTAACCTTCTCTTCACCAAGGAACACTACTTCAAGTATCCAGATTTGCCACCCGGTGCCTTGACCCGTCTACGTGCCGCCAATGTTAATACTGAAAAGCTCGCACGTGTGGCCATAAAACATAGGTTGCATCGCTTTTTGCGTCACAAGAAACCCCTTCTTGAGGAACAA ATTCGAGAATTCTCAGAAGCAATCCTGGATTATCCACTGCACTCCAATGGACTAGTGGATGTGCCAAAGGTCCTTGCAGACATTGTTGAATCACTCATTGGGGCTGTTTTCATTGATTGCAATTCTTCAATCGAAATAGTTTGGAAG GTGTTCAAGGATTTGTTGGAACCCATAATTAGTCAAGAAATGCTCAAGATACATCCAGTGACGGAGTTGTATGAAGTATGTCAAAAGAAACATTTGAAAGTTAAATTCGTGGATTTGTGGAAAGAAAACATGGCTTTTGATGTGTTCATAGATGATCAGCTTGTGGGAAGAGGAACCCATGGCCTGAAGAAAGAAATTGCTCATAATAGAGCAGCCAAGGATGCATTAGACAACATTGGAAGAATATTGGGCAAGAAAGGCAGTACAGACGAATCATAA
- the LOC110653044 gene encoding ribonuclease 3-like protein 3: MAYHQELEPEIIVLSLNSESNQRLLEEAFTDSSFPDKRISYEWLEHVGDSVLNLLFTKEYYFKYPDLPPGALTWLRAANVNTEKLAHVAIKHGLHHFLRHKKPLREEQVLADIVESLIGAVFIDCNSSIDTVWKNLLEPIISREMLKMHPVTELYDECQKKHLKVKFVDLWRESMAFDVFINDQLVGRGTYVLKKEIAHNRAAKDALDNIGRILGEKDSTDES, encoded by the exons ATGGCATACCATCAAGAACTAGAACCAGAAATCATTGTACTTAGCCTGAACTCGGAGTCAAATCAG AGATTATTGGAGGAGGCTTTTACAGATTCATCGTTTCCAGATAAGCGCATTTCTTATGAGTGGTTAGAACATGTTGGAGATTCTGTGCTTAACCTTCTCTTCACCAAGGAATACTACTTCAAGTATCCGGATTTGCCACCTGGTGCCTTGACCTGGCTCCGTGCCGCCAACGTTAATACAGAAAAGCTCGCACATGTGGCCATCAAACACGGATTGCATCACTTTTTGCGTCACAAGAAACCCCTTCGTGAGGAACAA GTCCTTGCAGACATTGTTGAATCACTCATTGGGGCTGTTTTCATTGATTGCAATTCTTCAATTGATACAGTTTGGAAG AATTTGTTAGAACCCATAATTAGTAGAGAAATGCTCAAGATGCATCCAGTAACGGAGTTGTATGACGAATGTCAAAAGAAGCATTTGAAAGTGAAATTTGTGGATTTGTGGAGAGAAAGCATGGCTTTCGATGTGTTCATAAATGATCAGCTTGTGGGAAGAGGAACCTATGTCCTCAAGAAAGAAATTGCTCATAATAGAGCAGCCAAAGATGCATTAGACAACATTGGAAGAATATTGGGCGAGAAAGACAGTACAGATGAATCATGA
- the LOC110651249 gene encoding ribonuclease 3-like protein 3, with product MAYHQELEPEVGAFCLNLESNQMELLPSLDGVEEILGYKFKNWRLLEEAFTDSSFPDKRVSFERLEHVEDFALNLLFTKKHYFKYLDLPPSALTRLQATNVDTEKLACVAIKHELHCFLRHKKPFLKKQIRKFSQAILDYPLHFIGLVDVPKVLVDIVESLIGTVFIDCNSSIDTVLFKDLFEPIISREMLKIHPVTELYEVCPKKHLKVKFVDLWRESIVFDVFIDDQLVGRGTCGLKKEIAHNRATKDALDNIGRIPSEKDSADESCS from the exons ATGGCATACCATCAAGAACTAGAACCAGAAGTCGGTGCATTCTGCCTAAATTTGGAGTCAAATCAAATGGAATTGCTGCCTAGTCTTGACGGAGTAGAGGAGATTCTTGGTTACAAGTTCAAGAACTGGAGATTATTGGAGGAGGCTTTTACGGATTCATCATTTCCAGATAAACGCGTTTCTTTTGAGCGGTTAGAACACGTCGAAGATTTTGCGCTTAACCTTCTCTTCACCAAGAAACACTACTTCAAGTATCTAGATTTGCCACCCAGTGCGTTGACCCGGCTCCAAGCTACCAACGTTGATACTGAAAAGCTCGCCTGTGTGGCCATCAAACACGAGTTGCATTGCTTTTTGCGTCACAAGAAACCCTTCTTG aaaaaacaaattcGAAAATTCTCACAAGCAATCTTGGATTATCCACTGCACTTCATTGGACTAGTGGATGTGCCAAAGGTCCTTGTAGACATTGTTGAATCACTCATTGGGACTGTTTTCATTGATTGCAATTCTTCAATTGATACAGTGT TGTTCAAGGATTTGTTCGAACCCATAATTAGTCGAGAAATGCTCAAGATACATCCAGTAACGGAGTTGTATGAAGTATGTCCCAAGAAACATTTGAAAGTGAAATTCGTGGATTTGTGGAGAGAAAGCATAGTTTTCGATGTGTTCATAGATGATCAGCTTGTGGGAAGAGGAACCTGTGGCCTCAAGAAAGAAATTGCTCATAATAGAGCAACCAAAGATGCATTAGACAACATTGGAAGAATACCGAGCGAGAAAGACAGTGCAGATGAATCATGCTCTTGA